In Salarias fasciatus chromosome 9, fSalaFa1.1, whole genome shotgun sequence, the genomic stretch CCCcccggaggaagctcatttcggccgcttgtatccgggatcttgtccttttggtcatgacccaaagctcatgaccataggtgagggtgtgaacgtagattgaccggtaaatcgagagcttcgcctttcggctcagctccctcttcaccacaacggaccgatacaacgaccgcatcactgcagccgctacaccgatccgcctgtcaatctcacgctccatccgtcctccactcgtgaacaagaccccaagatacttaaactcctccacttgagccagagtctctccaccgacctggagggggcaagccaccttgttccggttgagaaccatggcctcggatttggaggtgctgatcctcattcctgtcacttcacactcggctgcgaaccgccccagtgcatgctgtaggtccaggttcgatgaagccaacaggacaacatcatctacaaaaagcagagatgaaatccagtggtccccgaaccggaccccctccggcccctggctgcacctagaaattctgtccataaaaatgatgaacagaaccggtgacaaagggcagccctgccagagtccaacacgcaccgggaacaggtccaacttactgccggcaatgcagaccagactcctactccagtcatacagagaacggacggcccttaacaaggggcccctgactccgtattcccggagcaccccccacaagacaccacgagggacgcagtccaacgccttctccaagtccacaaaacacatgtggactggttgggcaaactcccacgagccctcgagcaccctatggagggtatagagctggtccattgttccacgaccagggcgaaaaccgcattgttcctcctgaatccgaggttcgactatcggtcggatcctcctctccagtaccctggaatagactttcccggggaggctgaagAGTGTGATCCCctctatagttggagcacaccctccagtccccctttttaaacagggggaccaccactctggtctgccaatccagaggcaccgtccccgaccgccacgccaTGTAGCAGAGACGTGtaaaccaagacagtccctgcacatccagagacttacagtactcagggtgaatctcatccacccccggcaCCTTGTCgctgaggagcttaccaactacctcggtgacttcggcttgggtgatggacgagtccacatCTGAGACCttagcctctgcttcctccacggaagacgtggcgacgggattgaggaggtcctcgaagtattccttccaccgtcctatgatatccccagttgaggtcagcaactccccacctccactgtaaacagtgttggcggagacctgctttcccctcctgaggcgccggacggtttgccagaatttcttcgaggccaacCGATAGTCTTCCTCAGGGCCGGTCCGTCCTACAGGCAAAACAATACCCTGCCTGGGGCGCCACGTACTGGaggggcgccgtggccgtacaaggggcgccccgacgctctgtgtgagcactgctctgcgccgctctgaCGGTCCATGTGAGCGGCGCACTTCTCGGCGTCTTTTGGCATCTCTCGGCATCGCTTgggggcaacgccagagaagtggagagtccagcccttctcgagaggttgggttccagagcccaggctatgtgtggaggtgagcccaacTATATCGAGCCGGTAAAATCAAATCGCACATAGATTATATCAATAAAGGCATTTAAGTTGAACAGACTTTCTAAAAACTTTGCTCGCTGAACCAGATAATCTATCATCATCCTTCCGTCTCATCTCTCCTCACTgcttctgtctctgcctctgGCACAAAGTTCCCTCATGACCATCGACAGAAGTCTCGCTCGTGTCTGtatgtccgtccgtccgtccgtccgtccgttcAGATACTGGAATAGGAGCCCCAGTAAAAGGGGTCTGGAGACACCCCTGAGGCTCAGtgccatttgtttttaaatcctttATCAATCAGGACGTCTCCTCCTGGCTTTAAGATTTTGCGCTCCATCTTTCCGACAACAGGCTGActctgatgaagaaaaaaagactgggGAGATTTTATTTCTTCCCTCTCGTGCACAGTGACAGTGAGCACCCTGTCAGCCCCAACCCTTGAACTGACCCACATCCAGGTCCAGATACAACACTGCAGAGATCCAGTCCCTGCACACTGAAACAATACCACagatacacacatacactccCAAACACACATACTGACCGAATAATTgagagaaaagcaaaatgagataagcagaaaacactgagggaaaaataaaaataaacatagtttaaaacaaactaaaccaCCACTTCATAAGGGAACAAAATAATGGTATCAACCAGTGAAAGAAAGGATTGCCATGTTCTCTGGAATTTTGAAACCTTTAATGAAAATCTCAGTTTTTCCAGCCTGAATTAACTCCAGGACAAGCTAATTAACTTCAGAGCTGAATCCCACAGTTGTTCAGACAAAGTTGCCTATAATCTTCTTCCCATCTCATTGTTGTTGAAAAAATAGACTTTGCCCCTGCTTTGTCAAATCTATTATACCAGActgaaagacattttctttGTAAAGGGTGTATTTTCAGAAGCGTGTCAGAGAGGTCAGTAAGGAAAATAGGAAAATTGTTTCTTGACAATAGTTCTAGCTTATAGataacaaaaaaatgtgaattagGTAGAATCTGTCTAATTTATTTGATTGGTTTGCCACTTGCACCGatgggagggacggaggagtgGAGGCATTGCGCTGCACTGGACTGCGCCGTGCACGAAAATTGCAAAATTCCCTTGACACACCCCGCTGGTGAGAGGCAGGCATGGCATAGAGCAGGAGTGCTGCGTTTGTGCCTGGTCTAAAATAATAGAGCCCTTTTAGTTCATATTCAACTTCAGTGCATGAAAGGGGATGAAATagatttatttgatgtgttACACCTGGACTGCAGATGAAGTTGCTTTCATCACATTGCAGAAGAGATGATGCTTATCGTCCCCCTGATGTTCACCCTTTGCTtcggttttcctgtttccctgtCAGAAAACATGGATGTGAGGTACCTATAGCAGGGTGAACCATTTCCCGTAGAAATGGAAAGAAGTACAGGaacaacaggaagaacattAGGCCATGTGGAAATGATCAAGTAAATTACATCTGTCTTTTTAAAGCAAATTTCTACCCCTGCGACATTTCCATTGTGTGCATATCTGAAAGTTGAGGCCtcattttccaacattttcctGTTACTGAATATATGATCATTTAAACCTACAAAAGGTGCAAACTTCATTCTGTTAAAACTTGCAGTTGCAGTTGATCTTGTTTTGTGGAAACCTTGTTGTAGTacgaagaaaaacaggaagtagtgaaatTTGTCTTTGCACTTATGTCATCAGTGTGACAATGTTATTTGGGATTTTGCTGTGTGGGTTCAAACTCTAATGATGAAAAGATAAACACATCCTGTTGTTTTTCAATTCAAAATATCTCCTGCCTGTCAAAAGGAGAGGTTGTGTTACAATGAGTCTGAACTTTATAGagtcttataaaaaaaaacgaGTTGGACTAAAGCCCTCCACAATGAGGAGTCGactttatttcaaatgaaagaaaaagggaagaaaCAACACAGGAGAAAAGAGAAGTTCTGACTTGACTCTTGAAACGGTGCGGTTGGAATCACAAAACGCTGCAGTGAACATCTTTGGTAAGACTGCTTTTCTATTTCACTCTGTGACACATTGACGCAGTAAGTTGTGTAATATTTTACTTTCATTAAACCAGGCAGATAAATGTGTAACCCAATTGTTTTTCATATTAGGTTGTTAATATATTGAACATCACACCTACAGAGTGACTAAACtgcttttgtatttgtgtgatcAAGATCATTGCAAGGTTTTCTTGAtcaatttaagtttcttttgacattttaacacatAATCTTTGGTTCTATATTCTTGTTACTGTTTCATGATCTGCACAACCAAGTAAACAGTATGATACGTAATCAATAAGGAGTTCATTTCATCTCACAAGTAAATCCAACACACAGCTATACATTGTCATGTCTCTTGAAGACATATCGCCAATTTATGACCTTTATAATTGTATTCTAGATATTAAATCATGGCTGACAGAAACTTCCTTGAACTCAGTGAGGACAAAAGTGAAGTTTTTGGTCTGAaggataaaagaaagaaaaaaaatgttaatattaCAAGTAGTATCTTCTAAAACTTCAGAGCAAGTAAAGAGCATGGCATCATTTTTCACTCTGAGTTAATAAAAGATCAAAACTTTATTTCTAATTAACTtctcttataaaaaaaaaaaacacacaatgcttTAGGAGCTTTTTTCCACGACTAAATCAGTGTgattaaaaagttatttaaaaaaactgataCAACATGATGTCAAACCTAAAGTACATGTAAATTTTTCCCCTCTTTTGCAGTTTAAACAAACGTGAAGAAATCCGTTGCTATGTTGTCATGTGTCTCAGAAGAGAGGAACAACCGCATAattatacattttgaaaaataaatgtgcttttttaaaaaataatcgAGTTATGTAAAATAAGATTCTTCATTCTGGAACACAGGAAGTTACTTAATGTGTGATCTGTCCTGCATCTTTAAAACactaatttaaaaataaagctgtgAGAGAAGTGAATGTGAAGAGGAAGTgccatgttgtgtgttttcagatgcCGGTGCTGAGCTTCATGTGGGCTCTGTGTGTGAACATGATgacagtcaacatgtttctgagtctcttctttctctcaggTGAGCTGGAATCATCAACAGCTGCAGTTTTGAAAGCTGTTCAGAATATGAGGGCTTGTGTCCGggctgatcagtgtgtgtctgtaatgcAGACTGACTCATTATTTGGGGATGTTTTCTTCAGTGCATGTGGCTTTTGCTCACTGACTGTTTGTGCAGGAGTGAAGTGAGCGGGAGCTTGAGATCTGCTTGTTGCTCATCAGTGAAAAGTGAACATAGTGCATCACATTGTGGCTGAAGTATGTTTTCATTCTACAGGTGCTGCGGATGCTTGTGATTATCCATCAGATCTGGATGttaaaacaccacagaagatGGAGGCTCTGAGTGGATCCTGTTTAAAAATTCCATGTAGCTTTGAGAATAGGGAGGAGTTTGATGGAACAAGAGAAACTTCTGCAGTGTGGATCAGAGATCATCCTTATGGGCATAAAAAACCTGAGGTTTATGTGGTTTATGACAGTACAAAGGCAGACAACAAATATCCCATGAAGATTACAGGAAACCTCCATGAGAAAAACTGCAATACTgagttttttaatttaaccacagATTACAAAGACACATACTACTTCAGGATCATCAACGAGCCTTTTAAAGCAACAGCTGTTTGCGATCCTCTTGAGATCACAGTTAAAGGTaagaatatttttattattttggagGTTAACAAATCATGTAGACAAAGAAAATCCATGTTTGGTAAAAAATTCTCAGGGCTTTGAGACAAATGAAGAAGCacagtgaaatataaatgttttgttcTCAATTCATTGTAAACGTCCTTGAGTGCTTAGAAGGGCGCAATtcaatgtattattattattattatttttattattattataaatttttttttttgttttactgacATTTTGAATATATGTAATGATGACAGGAAATTATAATTAACATGCAAATTTGTTACCTTCAGCATTTCCACCGTTACCAGTTTCCAGAGTTACaaattgctttttcatttctctgaaaTTCAGCAAGTGGTGGAAATCTATTATCCTCTGGTGGTTTGAACAGCTGCCCCTTTCTGTCAGCACTATTTTACTCTTTTTGGATTTGTTGATATAAAAactgtgtttggtgtgaaactGCAGATTCTCCTCCGAGGCCCACATTACAAGTCTCAGGTGATCAGAAtgagctgaaggagaaggagtctgTCACTATAACCTGCTCAGCTCCCACTCCCTGTCCACACCtccctcctcgactcacctgGAGCCTCCAACAAGACGCTCACAgccaaacagaggaaaacactgatggAACTTTAACCACTaagatccagcagaacatcaCTCTGTCAGACCAACATGATGGATTCAagctcagctgctctgctgtgtatcctgttgatggaggagaagctgtgaaaacaccTGTGGCAGAGCTCACTCTCAGAGTTTCTTGTAAGTGATCCTGTCAGCAcatcacagttcagatgtttctgATCAATCAGGTGAACAAGAGtcactttttcctccctcagatGCTCCTAAAGACacgtcagcctccatcagtccatcaggtTTGGTGTCTGCAGGGAGCTGGGTGAAcctgagctgctccagcagagccagacCTGCTGTCAGCTACACCTGGTTCAAGATCAGTGATCATGGAGCAGTCAGAGTGTCTGAAGGAGACTTTTACAGCTTTAATGTGACGGAAGGAGGAGTTTATTACTGTGTGGCTGCAAATGATCTGGGACGTCAGACTTCAGAACAGATTCATCTTTTGAGAAAAGCAGGTAATGAGAGCCAGGTGCTTTATTACAAAATTCTCTTATCTGAATATTATCTGCTAGTGTGTGATCTGTTGAACAGAACAAACTGTACCTACTTCACTGATATTGACACCAGATTTTACTGCTTCTCTCAGGTCCTTCTCTGCATCTGAACACCCTGATTGGAGTAGTTATTGGGATCATCGTGTTCATCTGCCTGCTGCTCGGTGTTTAGTGAGTATCTTTAATCAACAGAGTCGATCTTACTTTGATGAACAGCCTACTGAAACAACAactgtttgttgtttcagtaggcttgagggagaaaaaaaccaaGAGACCTCAAGAGCAGTGATTAATCTGCTTCTATATAATGTGAGAAGAAAACAAGTTCACACAAAATGTTACTATAATACAGAGAGAGCTGGAATAAACAGATTCTCCATACTGAACATGCATAACCTTTAATTTTCAGAATAGAAATTATTGTTACCATCAGCCTTTCTCTGGGACTCAGATTTTAAccttgattattattatttgactTATTTTACAGCATCTTCATGtgttggaggagaaaaaagaacaCAAGTTCAACTGTGCATGTGGGTCAGGTGAGAAAATATAGAGCGGTGGGCTGCTACTCCTGAATTCTAGCCGCCCAAGATTCTTTGTATCTTTCTTTTGTGCTGCATGTCTTCAGCAGGACAGAAATCTCCTTCCACGTGCATAAAAACATGCTGACGAAGTTCAGTGATTCAGTTATTTAAAGTAGAGATGACCTGCAGAGTTGTCTTTGGtgcaaaagttttattttttaggcCAGTATTCTAGCTCCTCTCGTCCTTCTATGGTGATCTATTCACTGCAGTCACCTTCAACATTCCAATGTGAGGCGTTCAGAAACAATTAGTAATTTACAATATTTACTGAAGTAATTGAATCTATGACAAAAtgagacacaaaaaaatataaatgttgGGTGTCTGTAAACCTTGTGATTTTAACCTTATTTGAACCATGTTCTTCTTCCTTTAATACATTCAGCAACAGAAATCacttgtgtgaaaatgtgtgtaattttCCATGTCTTTCACATTACGGGCGAGAAAGAAGCGCTGActgaagtgaagcatttttcGAAATAAAACTCACTGCAGACTAAGAGAAATACACACTTTCCCAATAAAACTGTGGTCCGATACCATGAAGCTAATATCCACATGCCACGATGTAAAGTAAGTAAAAACTGCAGTGCACTAAGAGGAAGACACCTGAAGAAGACACTGATCTGGTATTGACTCACAAATGATGATGGTTccataaaaaacaaatgtgttagAGAGCTATGAGAGTAGAGGAGGAAAAACTAAAGGGAGGCGGAGGCTTCTTCATcaccttttctgttttcacagagtCAGACAGGTGAAGAGCTGGCTGCTGAAGAGCCTGCAGAAAAACCTCAGCAAGAGGGAGAAAACATCCACTATGGAGAGATCCACTTCTCCAAGCAGAAACCTGAACCGTCCTCCAAGTCTGAGATCAGAAGCAAGCAGGAGGACACTGTGTacgcagaggtcagaggtcagccggGAAACAGCTCCACGCACACTGCTGACCACCTCGGGGATCTCAACGGTCTTTACGCTGaagtgaagaagaaatgaaaatattctGTTGGATTTACTGACGTG encodes the following:
- the LOC115394006 gene encoding sialoadhesin-like, which codes for MPVLSFMWALCVNMMTVNMFLSLFFLSGAADACDYPSDLDVKTPQKMEALSGSCLKIPCSFENREEFDGTRETSAVWIRDHPYGHKKPEVYVVYDSTKADNKYPMKITGNLHEKNCNTEFFNLTTDYKDTYYFRIINEPFKATAVCDPLEITVKDSPPRPTLQVSGDQNELKEKESVTITCSAPTPCPHLPPRLTWSLQQDAHSQTEENTDGTLTTKIQQNITLSDQHDGFKLSCSAVYPVDGGEAVKTPVAELTLRVSYAPKDTSASISPSGLVSAGSWVNLSCSSRARPAVSYTWFKISDHGAVRVSEGDFYSFNVTEGGVYYCVAANDLGRQTSEQIHLLRKAGPSLHLNTLIGVVIGIIVFICLLLGVYIFMCWRRKKNTSSTVHVGQSQTGEELAAEEPAEKPQQEGENIHYGEIHFSKQKPEPSSKSEIRSKQEDTVYAEVRGQPGNSSTHTADHLGDLNGLYAEVKKK